The nucleotide sequence AAGCAATGGCCGGCTGCTGATCCGCAAATCCGGGACCGAGCCGTTGATCCGCGTCATGGCCGAATGCGAAGATGAGGGGCATCTGAATGCCGTCGTCGCCTCGGTCGTGCAGGCGGTCGAAGCGGCGGTTTAGCGGGCAAACATTGCCCTCAATGCGCGCGATTGGCTGATCGCAATGCCCGACAGGATCAACGCCAAGGCGATGAACAGTTGCGGCGGCAGGTCCTCGCCCAGCAACGCGACCCCGAAGATGACGGACCACACAGGCACCTGGTAGCTGGTCAGTGACATGAACACGCTGCCCGCCGTCGTGATCACCCGCACGCGGATCACGGCAGCGGCTGCTGTGGGCAGTAAGGCCGCCAACAGGAGCGCGAGGCCGGGGCCGGCAGGAAATGCGGCGGGCAGGCCTTCTTTCACCAATGCGATCGGCACCAATATCAGGGACGCGACCAGCAAGGACCCGGTGGCGAAGGCCAGCGGCGGCATCTTCGGCGCGCGGCGGGTGATGATCGATCCGCAAGCGTAGCACGCGGCGGCCCCCATGCAGGCTATGCGGCCCCAGGTCTCTAAAGGCGCACCGGAAGGGTTCAACGCCTCCGGCCCCAACAAGATGGCCAACCCGATGAACCCCATGATCATCCCGATCACGCGGCGCGGCCCTATGCCTTCCTCTTTGGAGAATATCGCGGCCAGCGGCAGCACCAATAGCGGCACCACACCCATTGCCACGCCCGCAAAGGCGGACGGCACGTGCTGCTGGCCCCAACTGAGCAATGCGAAGGGCAGGGCCACGGCGCCCGCGCCAATAATGGCGGAGAAAACGCAGGCCCGCGCGGATGGCAGGCTGCGCAGCCCTTGCCCCATAGCGGAGCCAACGGCCCATAAGATCAGCCCGCCCACCAGCGTCCGCCCGGCGGCAACGGTCCATGGCCCAAACCCGTCCAGCGCCAGACGCACCAGCATAAAGGCCGCGCCCCAGATGACGCCGAGGCTGATGATCAATATCCAGTTGGCCAGGCCGGGGTTTTCGGGGGAAGGGGTGCTCATGTCACTGGCTTATCCGCTCTTGGTCGGCGCGGCGAGGGGGAACACGCATGCTTCGGTCGGCACCGTATCGTTCATGCGGACGGGTAACGGCCAAGGCGCTTCTGGGCGGCCTGGGTCAGCGCCAGCCCCCCAAGGATCAGCCCGAGAGCCAAGAGGAAACTGGCGGGCAAGGCCTCAGACATCAGGGCAACGCCGAAGAGCACCGACCAGACCGGCACCTGGTAGTTGACAAGGCTCATGAAGCTGGGCCCCGCGGACTGGATCACGCGGACCAGCAAGATCGTGGCCAATGCGGTCGGCAAGAGCGCCAGATAAAGCAGCGCGGCGATCGCATTGGCGGGCATGGCGCCGGGTAGGCCTTCAAACATCAAGGCAAGCGGCACCATGATGAGCGCGCCGATAACCAGCCCGCCGGTGGAGAAGGCGATAGGATGCGCGGGCGGGGCAAGCCGGGTGATGATCGACCCGATGGCGTAACAAAACGCGGCGCCGATGCAGGCCAGCTTGGGCAATGTGTCCCCGCCAGCCTCAAAGATCGACAGTCCACCGATGAGAATGAAAACGCCAACGAAACCAATGGCAAAGCCTGCGCACTTAATCCAACTCATGCGCTCACCCGGCACAAGAAAATGTGCCAATGGCAAGACCAGCAGCGGCACCGCAGCCATGGTCACACCCGCAAAGGCGGAGGGCACATATTGGATCGCCAACCCCAGCAGCGTGAAGGGCACGGCGTTGGAAAAGACGCCCATGCCAATGATGCACAACCAAAGCTTGCGGTCGGATCGAGGCGGCAGCCGGTGTCCCATCGCGCGGGCCACGGCGAACAGAACCAAGGCACCGATGGCCAGCCTGATGGCTGACACGCTCAGCGGGCCGGCCCCCTGCAGCGCCACGGCAGTGGACATGAAGGACGCGCCCCAAATCAGGCCAAGAAGGCCAAGCGTGAGCCAGTTAATGAGACCGGGAGACTTGGAAGACGTCATAAGCCGTGACCTAAATGAAAAAGGCATCGCAAGCGATGCCTTTTGTTGTTTTTGTCTACGCGCAGTCGCGCGGCGTGGCACCTAGTTTTTGGTTTTGTCGACCATCTTACCAGCCGAAATCCAAGGCATCATGCCGCGCAGGGTCTCACCTGTCGCTTCAATCTGGTGCTCGTCATTGCGACGACGCGTGCCCTTGAAGAAGGGCTGGCCGACGGCGTTTTCCTGCATGAAATCACGCACGAAAGCACCGGTCTGAATGTCAGTCAGGATCGCTTTCATCCGGGCCTTCGTCTCGTCATATGGCAACACGCGCGGGCCGGAGACGTATTCACCGTATTCAGCCGTGTTGGAGATCGAGTAGTTCATGTTGGCGATGCCGCCTTCATAGATCAGGTCCACGATCAGCTTCACTTCGTGAAGGCACTCGAAATAGGCCATTTCAGGCGCGTAGCCGGCTTCCACCAGTGTCTCAAAGCCCATGCGGATCAGCTCGACCAGACCGCCACACAGAACTGCCTGCTCGCCGAACAGGTCGGTTTCGCACTCTTCGCGGAAGTTGGTCTCGATGATGCCGGAACGGCCGCCGCCAATGGCGGAGCAGTAGGACAGGCCGATTTCCAGCGCCTTGCCCGATGCGTCTTTGTCGACCGCAACCAAGCACGGCACGCCGCCGCCTTTGGTGAACTCGCCGCGCACGGTGTGGCCGGGGCCTTTGGGCGCCATCATGATGACGTCGATGCCTTCTTTCGGCTCGATCAACCCGAAATGCACGTTCAACCCGTGGGCGAATGCAATGGCCGCACCTTCACGGATGTTGTCATGCACGTATTTCTTGTAGGTCTCGGCCTGCAGCTCGTCGGGCATGGTAAACATGATGACGTCGGCCCAAGCAGCGGCTTCGGCGATGCCCATGGTCTTCAGGCCTTCGCCTTCCGCTTTCGCGATGGAGGCAGAGCCTTCGCGCAGTGCCACGACCAGGTTTTTCGCGCCGCTATCGCGCAGGTTCAGCGCGTGGGCATGACCTTGGCTGCCATAGCCCAGGATCGCTACTTTTTTGTCTTTGATCAGGTTAACATCGCAATCGCGATCGTAGTAAACGCGCATATTAGGCGCTCCTCTTTTGGGTTGAAGTCCTGACGGCAATTTACGCAGCATGCACTGAGAAAACAGATTAAAGCGATGTGAAATCTACAAAAAATCGACAGTGTTATTCGCAAAAATTCCGTGATATGCAAAAATCATGTTAGACGATACCGATCGACGCCTTCTGCGGCAGCTTCAGGCCGACCCGCTGGCCCCCATATCCGAGCTGGCGGAACGCTGTGCCATGCAGCCCGCAACCGCAACCCGCAGGCTGGATAAATTGACCCGCCAAGGGGTGCTGAAAGGCCAGCACGCCACCATCGACTGGGCCGCCTTGGGGTATGCGGTTGAGGTCTCGCTGCGCTTCACTTTGGACAAGACCCAATCAAATGCCTTTGACGACTTCCAAGCCGCCGCCCGCCAAATCCCCGAAGTCATCGCCATCCAGACCTTCCTGGGTGTCGTCGATGTGCGTCTCTCTGTCGTGGCGCGCGACATGGCGCATTACCAGACGCTCTACCGCGACCACATCCTGACGCTGCCCCATATCGCGGAACTTGAGGCGCTGATGCATGTCGCCACCATCAAATCCTCCGAGACGCTGCCGATATGACCGATCTCGACACTACCGATTTCGCGATCCTCAAATCGCTGGCCCGGGATGCGACCCAAAGCGCGGGGGCGGTGGGCAAAGCCCTCGGCCTCAGCCAACCTGCCACGTGGCGGCGCATCCGCAAGCTGCAAGAGGATGGCATCCTGACGGGCAGGCGGGTGGACCTCGACGCCGAAAAGCTGGGTTTCGGCGTGACCGTCTTTCTGGGCGTCAAGCTGGCCACCAAGGGCCGCGTGTCGCTGGAGGATTTTGAGCGCGCCGTCACCGCCATCCCCGAGGTGCAAACCGTGCAGCACGTGCTTGGGCTTTACGACTACCGCCTGCGCGTGGTTGCCCGGGACCTATCCGATTTCGAACGTGTGCTCAGGCGCCGCGTCATGACATTGCCGGGCGTCGGTAATGTGGAAGCCAACGTGCTGCTCAGCGAAGAACGTCTGGCGGGGCCGCTGGGATGAACGACACGCAATCAGCGCGGGAACGGGTGTGGATCAACATGTCCGAGCTGTTTCTCGACACCGATATCAGCGATGAGTTGGACTACATCGCAAGCGCTCTGGCGGCGTCGCCTTTCGATGAGGCGGAGCTGGACCGGATCTTGCTTGAAGAGGTCTACCCCGTCTGCATCCCAAACCTGCATTCCATTGCGGGCATCTGGTCAGGCTTTGATGAGGCGGAGCTGGTCGCGGCGATCACCCGCCGCAATGCGCGCAAATTCCCGCTGTTGTGGCTCTGGATGCCGTTTCGTAGGCGGCATATGCGCAGGATGCTGCCGGAATGGGAAGAGATCAGGGACAAGATCGCGGCTATTCGGGCGGGGTAGTCCACCAAAGGAAACGTCTAGCGATCATCGGCCACGCGACGGGCGGCGCGACCGCCACAGTATACCAAGATAGACTTTGCCTTCCCCGTGCCGGCCCCATATCAAACACCCAAAGACATTGGAGGACTTCAAATGGCATTGCTCGACACTGTGGACCCAACCGGCTTGGAAGAATTCAGCGTGGTCTTCACCGACCGCTCGCTCAACTCTATGTCAAAGGCGTTTCAGGGCGTCATGACCGACATCTCCAGCATGCTCAAAGACGTCTACAACGCGCAATCCGTGGCCCTGGTGCCGGGCGGCGGCACCTTCGGGATGGAGGCCGTGGCGCGTCAGTTCGCCCGCGGCAAGAAGGCGCTGGTCGTGCGCAACGGCTGGTTCTCCTACCGCTGGTCGCAAATCTTTGAATCGGGTGGCCTGACCTCCGAGGCGGTCGTGATGAAAGCCCGCCAGACCGGCAACGACACCCGTTCGCCCTTCCACCCCGCGCCGATCGAGGACGTGGTGGCCCGCATCGCCAAAGAAAAACCCGACGTGGTCTTCGCCCCGCATGTGGAAACATCCGCAGGGGTGATCCTGCCCGATGACTACATCACGCAAATGGCTGACGCGGCCCACAAGGTCGGCGCGTTGATGGTGCTCGATTGCATCGCGTCGGGCTGCGCTTGGGTGGACATGAAGGCCACGGGTGTGGATGTGTTGATCTCCGCCCCGCAAAAGGGGTGGTCGGCCACGCCCTGCGCCGGGATCGTGTGCATGTCCGCGCTTGCCCGTGAGCGGATCAACGAGACGACCTCGGACAGCTTCGCGGTCGACCTGAAAAAGTGGCTCGACATCATGGAGGTCTACGAGGGCGGGGGCCACGCGTATCACGCGACCATGCCCACGGACGGGCTGAAAGCCTTCCGCGACACAATGATCGAGACGCGCGACTACGGGTTCGAACGCCTGCGCGAAGCGCAGTGGACGCTGGGCAATGGCGTGCGGGACTACATGAAGTCCAAGGGCATCGTGTCTGTCGCCGCCGACGGGTTTGGCGCGCCGGGCGTGGTGGTCAGCTACACGGATGATCCCGCGATCCAGAACGGGTCGAAATTCGCCGGTGAGGGGATGCAGATCGCCGCCGGTGTGCCGCTGCAATGTGATGAGCCGGATGACTACAGGACCTTCCGCATCGGGCTCTTCGGGGTCGACAAGCTTTATGACGTGGATGGCACTTTGGCGCGGTTCAAAGCCACGGCGGACAAGGTTCTTTGAGGCGCCAAATTCTCATCGAGAATTTGAATTCAAACTTTCCTCGAAAGTTTGGCTCCGCCTAGCGCAAGCCTAGTCCCATATTCATCAATGTGGTCCGCACTGGCTTGGCGTCGTGAATGACGCCAATGCCCCAGCTGCGCAATTCGCGGACCCAATCGGCCTCTGACTGCGAGGTGCGGTTCAGCAGATCGATGCCGGCCACCCGCAAAGCCACATTGCGGCGCCGCTCTTTGTCATAGGCGTCCAGCATGTCGTCGCTGCCCAAGGGGTGTTTGCCGCTCAGCTCCAACAGCGATTGCAGGTCGGCAAGGCTCATGTTCAGCCCCTGCGCCCCAATCGGCGGCACCACATGTGCGGCTTCGGCAACCAAGGCCAAGCGGCGGTCGGAAAAGCGCGAGGCCACCTGGCTGATGATAGGCCAGATCGACCTTTTGGACGCCAGCGTTAGCGGCCCGAACATGTGGCAGGACCGTTCCGACATGGCGGCGTTTAGCGCGGCGTCATCCAAGGCGAACAGGTCTTGCGCTTTGGGGCCGTCCTCCATCCACACGACGGCAGAGCTTGGCACGCCCTCGTAATCGGGCAGCGGCACCAGTGTGAACGGCCCGCCGGTGCGGTGAATTTCGGTCGACACATGGTCATGCGGGATCGGGTGTGTCACGGCAAAGGCCATGGCCTTTTGCCCGTAGCGCTTGGTTTTGACCTCGATCCCCGCCGCCTGCCGCAACGGCGACCCGCGCCCATCGGCGGCGATCACCAGATCGGCCTGTATTTGTTCCCCATTGCTCAACCAAACCTTCGCACCGGAAGAACGCGCCAGCATCCGCTGCGTCGCCACGCCGGGGCGGAAATCGACATTGGTCAATGCCTCAATCCGCTTCACCAATTCGCGCCGGATCAGCCAGTTGGGCAGGTTCCAGCCAAAGGGCAGTTCAGAAATGTCGGAGGCGTCAAAGGCCCGCGCGATGCGCGGCTGCCCGTCCTCGCCGGCATCCACAATCTGCATGGTCTGCAGCGCGGTCGCATGGTTGCTGAGCTGGTGCCAGACGCCGGCACGTTC is from uncultured Litoreibacter sp. and encodes:
- a CDS encoding UbiH/UbiF family hydroxylase, encoding MSENTKILISGGGVAGLTAACLFGSNGFDVVCVDPAPPITDRDTDGADLRSTAFLQPSVHVLERAGVWHQLSNHATALQTMQIVDAGEDGQPRIARAFDASDISELPFGWNLPNWLIRRELVKRIEALTNVDFRPGVATQRMLARSSGAKVWLSNGEQIQADLVIAADGRGSPLRQAAGIEVKTKRYGQKAMAFAVTHPIPHDHVSTEIHRTGGPFTLVPLPDYEGVPSSAVVWMEDGPKAQDLFALDDAALNAAMSERSCHMFGPLTLASKRSIWPIISQVASRFSDRRLALVAEAAHVVPPIGAQGLNMSLADLQSLLELSGKHPLGSDDMLDAYDKERRRNVALRVAGIDLLNRTSQSEADWVRELRSWGIGVIHDAKPVRTTLMNMGLGLR
- a CDS encoding Lrp/AsnC family transcriptional regulator encodes the protein MTDLDTTDFAILKSLARDATQSAGAVGKALGLSQPATWRRIRKLQEDGILTGRRVDLDAEKLGFGVTVFLGVKLATKGRVSLEDFERAVTAIPEVQTVQHVLGLYDYRLRVVARDLSDFERVLRRRVMTLPGVGNVEANVLLSEERLAGPLG
- a CDS encoding DMT family transporter, translated to MTSSKSPGLINWLTLGLLGLIWGASFMSTAVALQGAGPLSVSAIRLAIGALVLFAVARAMGHRLPPRSDRKLWLCIIGMGVFSNAVPFTLLGLAIQYVPSAFAGVTMAAVPLLVLPLAHFLVPGERMSWIKCAGFAIGFVGVFILIGGLSIFEAGGDTLPKLACIGAAFCYAIGSIITRLAPPAHPIAFSTGGLVIGALIMVPLALMFEGLPGAMPANAIAALLYLALLPTALATILLVRVIQSAGPSFMSLVNYQVPVWSVLFGVALMSEALPASFLLALGLILGGLALTQAAQKRLGRYPSA
- a CDS encoding DMT family transporter, which translates into the protein MSTPSPENPGLANWILIISLGVIWGAAFMLVRLALDGFGPWTVAAGRTLVGGLILWAVGSAMGQGLRSLPSARACVFSAIIGAGAVALPFALLSWGQQHVPSAFAGVAMGVVPLLVLPLAAIFSKEEGIGPRRVIGMIMGFIGLAILLGPEALNPSGAPLETWGRIACMGAAACYACGSIITRRAPKMPPLAFATGSLLVASLILVPIALVKEGLPAAFPAGPGLALLLAALLPTAAAAVIRVRVITTAGSVFMSLTSYQVPVWSVIFGVALLGEDLPPQLFIALALILSGIAISQSRALRAMFAR
- a CDS encoding Lrp/AsnC family transcriptional regulator; translation: MLDDTDRRLLRQLQADPLAPISELAERCAMQPATATRRLDKLTRQGVLKGQHATIDWAALGYAVEVSLRFTLDKTQSNAFDDFQAAARQIPEVIAIQTFLGVVDVRLSVVARDMAHYQTLYRDHILTLPHIAELEALMHVATIKSSETLPI
- a CDS encoding aminotransferase class V-fold PLP-dependent enzyme, translated to MALLDTVDPTGLEEFSVVFTDRSLNSMSKAFQGVMTDISSMLKDVYNAQSVALVPGGGTFGMEAVARQFARGKKALVVRNGWFSYRWSQIFESGGLTSEAVVMKARQTGNDTRSPFHPAPIEDVVARIAKEKPDVVFAPHVETSAGVILPDDYITQMADAAHKVGALMVLDCIASGCAWVDMKATGVDVLISAPQKGWSATPCAGIVCMSALARERINETTSDSFAVDLKKWLDIMEVYEGGGHAYHATMPTDGLKAFRDTMIETRDYGFERLREAQWTLGNGVRDYMKSKGIVSVAADGFGAPGVVVSYTDDPAIQNGSKFAGEGMQIAAGVPLQCDEPDDYRTFRIGLFGVDKLYDVDGTLARFKATADKVL
- the ilvC gene encoding ketol-acid reductoisomerase; this translates as MRVYYDRDCDVNLIKDKKVAILGYGSQGHAHALNLRDSGAKNLVVALREGSASIAKAEGEGLKTMGIAEAAAWADVIMFTMPDELQAETYKKYVHDNIREGAAIAFAHGLNVHFGLIEPKEGIDVIMMAPKGPGHTVRGEFTKGGGVPCLVAVDKDASGKALEIGLSYCSAIGGGRSGIIETNFREECETDLFGEQAVLCGGLVELIRMGFETLVEAGYAPEMAYFECLHEVKLIVDLIYEGGIANMNYSISNTAEYGEYVSGPRVLPYDETKARMKAILTDIQTGAFVRDFMQENAVGQPFFKGTRRRNDEHQIEATGETLRGMMPWISAGKMVDKTKN